One Thamnophis elegans isolate rThaEle1 chromosome 2, rThaEle1.pri, whole genome shotgun sequence genomic window, ctgaatgtacagctgtagagattaatttgactttgcacttaataactgtagtTAGATTGtcggtggtgcaatactggaagaaggaagacttgcctgtaattcaagaatggacactgaaagtcacaaacttagccgagatggctaaaatacctgcatatcttaagcaccacttaaacgagagatataaatgagactgggcaaaatggattgattatatacaaaataaatatggataaacgagatggggaaaaatggattgattatattcaaaataaatacgggactaagaaattccagatagatTATTATCAagactgatataaattgtttaaagttagtttagcaaggaggagctaagctcaattgtGTTAATATGGCTCTACATTTTTTGAAGGAAAATTCTGCTCCCTTAAAGTTAACAGAGTTCATTTCTATTGTTTGACCTAACTTTCAGAATTGAATGGATACCTTTAGCAACAGTTATGCCTGGAGTAGTAATATGTGCCAACAAATGGCAATGAAGGGATTgtccaaaagtaaataaaaaagtggAGGGGAGAATAAATATTTCCACACTTCATCATATAGGATAAATTAGTTCCATCTTAGATGCATTTAAACAATTATTCAGATATGGCATCTATACATACCTTCTCCACTCTAAGAAGAAAGCAATCAATATAGTCACGCAGATTTTGGGGATCCAATGTCTTTTGGTGCAAATCCACATTCTCACAGACATAATCACAGAGCTTTTCAATGTTAGCAAAAATGCTTTGGTGTGGCCCAGGAAAGAATGTCACTGTTTTTGGAAATGTATTGTATACCTGTAGTAGAGTTCACATGAAATACTATAGCTTATTAGACTATTATGGTGGAGGATTAATGCCCCAAATATTCAGAGAGTAGCTTTTACTTTGATATTGCTAATTGTCAAGTCTCAGATGGCCCCAAAGCCAAGAAAAGAAGAACCACAAGGATTTTAGTATGCTATCTTTAATTCTATTCTCAGATAAATGCAATGTCTTGGAAACTATAATgggaattaatatttatttatgagtCTCCACAATATTCTGGTTCTCTATGAAGGTTTTATCTTTGTAATCAAATCGATTGCCAAAAACAACAGCACATATCACATTAGAAACAGCACTTGCAATAACTCTCCTTGGGTCGAATGGCtgccctgaaaaaaaaagtaaagaaaagaaagaccacAAATGTTTATGAGTGGGACCAATGAATGTGGATCTTCCCTTTCTCAAATCTCATCTCAAAACTGCAATAAAAAGTGTTTGAGGTCAGAGAAATTGGAATTTtaattctttccctcttttctaaGAATGGAATATAAACACAATATTAAAATCCTATAACCACTTTAATCAAGACGCAACATAGTGTTTCCATGTTCCACTTTGAAAATGACTAAATATATATTCAAGGATTGACCTTGTTACGGCTACAGTTTCTTCACAAACTTATTGCTGTCTCCTTCAGTGAAGAAGTGTTTTCTCACTCCTTCCTCTgactttttctgttgtatttccTACCttgtcccttcccttcttcatattTTCAAAGATTTTGCTTCTAGCTAAGCTctcctgtctctccctcccttcctccttctaaactctttcttttcctcttttctttttatgtttctttaaataatatcatttataaatcattccattattTCTCCCTTCCCATTTCAGAGGTTTGTCCattaaacattatattcaaaggCGCCAAAGTCACTAAGGGAATACTATTTATGACTGCTTAATTCAGATCCACAGAGCCTTGCAGTTCTCCACCCTCATGCAAATTCCCCATAAACGCAAATCATTATCCATGGCTTCATTTCTCCCTGTAAATTATCTATCTTCTCCTTTTGTTGACTGGTGATTTTTCCTACTGTTTAATATGGCATTATTTttaagtgttttttaaaagaaacattttgctACTTTTTCCAGTTGTAACCAAGCACTCTGTTATCTCCATCCTTCTctcccaatttctttttaaataatccaATACAcctttttcctatttatttttatctccttCCAGAAGAGATGTAGCCACAAGAATGGCTTTCAAAGCTGATTCAACTCCCTGAATAAATTCTATTTGTGGCCCTTTAATCGTATCCATGTTGCCTTACGGATCTCTGTCCTTCATGGAGCCTATTCTTATATCTGTGTTCCTTACCTTCCTTAGTTTCCCTGTCTCCTTTATCCATAAagttttttgctggtttctcaATTTGCTTGATGTGTGTTACTGCATCCAGCCTAACATTTCACTAGTTTTCGGCAAAGTTGCAATTTTATAAAGCCATAATTGCTCCATTTAGTGACTTCTTAGGATTTCTGATCTCACAGCGTTGCAGCCACAGTAAGTTTTCAGTATTTCTCAGCAAGCTTGTAATTTTATCAAGCCAAAAGCTTTATTCTTCTTTATTTTGTGCAATTAAGTGCAGAGGATTAGAGATTTAGTGTAGAATCCAGTTTTTTTGCAACTTCATATAATACAACAAATCctttccagattctttttttaaaccttttgTGGTAGCCATTTCCTCCACCAGACAAAGGGCTTCCTCCTGCaccctctcagacattcttttcttCCCCATCCCAAAATCTCGCAAGGTGGACAGTGTGAACCGCCGCAgctccttccatttcttttcatCAGAGGTGGTCAGACCTGAAACCAAGGACACAGGAAACAGATCATGTGATATCAGTTCTCAAATTTTGCAAAATGGGAAAAAGGTATACATTACAATTTTCCCACCCCACTTTTACAGTAAAGAAGCCTTCGTGCTTGAATTACTAAGTAGATCAACTGCAGTTTTCATCTAGTCATTCTTGAGTGCTCTCATATTAGGAGAAGAATGAATGAGGTTGTGAAAATCATGTCACAACTTACTATAAATGTGAAATGGAtagggatcagaggtgggttcttaccggttcataccacttcaggcaaaccagtagtggaaattagGCCTGGGTTGCTAAACCATCTCCTGAAGCCACAGTGGTGATGGGGACAGGGCAGCCCAGGAAACTTCGCAGCCATGTAACTATGAAGATTGGCGGGCCGGGTGGTCCCCTCCCCATCAGGACAAAGCTACCGCCATTGCAGCTGGAGAGCCACTCTCTTGGCAATCTGGAGGGTAGTGGGCTCAGGCTGCTGCCTTCTAGCTCAGGAACCACCTAGTGGCAACGCAGGCAGGGCCATTTCAATGGTGGAGTCTGGCGCTCGGGGAGGGTGAGGTTTGCATGTTCCCAGCCATGACCTGCGGTGTCTCTGTCCCCTGGCTCAGGCCAGCAGGCTCAGCTGCAGCTCAGACGAGCTGAAGAACTGTGAGGAGCATCCCATGTATTGCACCTGCTCCCACAATTTGGCCACACCTCTGTGTCATTTACAGGCACCCAGCTTGCCAGGCTGCCCCCATCCCCACTGCAGCTTTAAtggccacctagccacacccaccaaaccagtagcgaaaatttttgaaacccaccactgatagggacAGGTCTTTAGGCCAGTCATGGACAGATTTCTGTACTAAGATGCAATTTTCAGTAAATAGAAAAAATGGGAATTCAGTTATTTTTGTAGAGTAATGGTTTTGTTCACAGAAAATAAGTACCTTCCAATTGCTCTCTTATTTGGTTGCTTCATTATGTACCACAATGTCACTGTAAATTATAAACAACCACATAGATTTTGTCCATTACAACCTCTCTCCAACCTAGTTCTTGAGGACTTTGATATGCTTATCATTTCTAACTAATTCCATCAACTATCCTTCCTACCACACTTCCCACAATTACAACTCTCTCTAGAGAGCTAAGCCTTTGGACAATCTTTCTGAAATATGATCATTTGAGTCTAGTCATTTGTGCTTTGAGTGAAAATCCTGGAGAGATTtgttcaatgatttttttttcctgagcatCCATAATATTCTCAAGAGTTTTCTCTGGAatcttctccaacatcaaagCTTAAAAGGCATCAATATTTtctctatcctgcttcttcaaaatccaaattATTTTGAAGGCACATGAAATTGATATTCAACATTAATTTGGGTAACATAAGTCAAAAAGTGTCTTCGTTGGTAAACCACTTTGTATGTCTTCCCTAACGAACAATTTAGAGGtcaaattattgttattgtttgttgTGGTTGTTATTTTGCATGTGAGCAACAATCTGAGCAGACTTGAGAAGCGACCAGTTTTTTCAAGAAACATGACCAAATCTACATCTTTACAAGACATTTCAAGTGAATCTTTCACAACGATCAATATTATTAATGGCATTCAGACAATTTTTacagaaaattaaagaaaaacagtaactaATGAGGAAATGAAAAGGGATCAACCTTTATTTTGGAACATTTCCTTATGAGCAGGCGTTTCACTTCGCCCACCAAATTCTTCAGAATGATCTACCAAAGCATTTTTTACCATGGCGTACCCACAAAGAACAACCATTGGTTTTGATCCATGCCAGACAGTAAATATAGGTCCATATTTCTCAGCAAGCTAAGGACAGAATTAGATGAAAATTCAGTTAATTAGGTGACAAAGCATGTTTGATGAAATTATTATaaagtattgtaggaagttaaccccccccaacaaaataatgaaatattttaggaaatattaaaagagcagaatatttccTTTAAAAGGGAGTCGGAAACTCAGcttccccccacctttgtcaatgggccattaaggcctgagccagtctattctatataacaaagatctacccccttcaggcatACCCATCTAGCAACCAGAAACTCACtacaaggcacctgggaaaattacatcagccagcaatgcaaacaagcttgGTTCTCAGGACAGCCTAAAGTTAGCTTAGACCCCACCCCTACCCCAACCCTTGGGAGtgtgaccaccaatcagaatgcatttcttacacaggaatgggAAGCTCTGGGGTGGGACCCAGATAGGACATAAAAccaaggcactctcagcatctcctcccttttctgttcaggagctcaagccatgtgatcctgtccaccattaaaccatctttccaagcagcctccatgttttccagtgtctttttccctacttggaactgaacccagaaggacatttcttccaacagtatttttgaaatacttcttaaatttgccAGAGCTTCAATAACTGTTAATACCTATAAAATACTTCAATATAATTATGATCCAGTACATGATATATATCTCCTACCGGGTAAGTGATAGTCCATGTTATGTTGGCCTTTGTGGGTATCTGTGGATTATAGAACCTAGCTTGCAGAGAATAGCTTTCGGCTGCTCCAAATAAAATTCTGCTTTGGTTATACTTCTAACATACTAGCACAAAAGGACCAAAACGCAGAAGTTTTATTTTTACCATTATCAAAAAAAGTTATCTGTTACAAAGGTAAAACTAAGCTTGAAAACTATTTTGGTGAGAGCTTCTTAAAGTTGGTCAAGTGATTATTTGTTGTGTTAAGGACAGGCCTTGGGACTTCTGGTGAAGATGACCAACTGACAACACACCCAGGGAGAGATCATTGGGGCTCCCTGAGAAGGATTTTTCTCTAGATTGTCGCTCAACTTACAAACAGAAGAAACCAGCATTACTTTAGTTTATATGACTCTCCTGGGTGAGGGAGAGTTCTAGAATCATCGATCCTCCATACAGCAACAGTCTGCAAGTTAGCTTCAGGAGATGAGCTTCAGAACATGGTAAGTTAGCAGCTGAAGGGGGAATGCTGAAATCACTTTATTTGAAAAGCAGCaatttttggaatttatttttcaaatagttGTGTCTTTGATTTCTTAATCACTTTTAAGGATTATTCATCTTTATTAATCTAGAAAAGATTTTATTTAGCCATAGCCTGTTATTCCTTTGAAGATCTGTGCcattttgaggatttttttttaattgttaaacaAGTAAGAAAGATACTGAGATCGCTACACACTCTGCCAAGGAACATGTCATTGCCCAGGTGctcaactgggtgtggagggagtGGCCAAAGGGGCCAATTAGCACAAAGTTCCTTCCCTTCCACATCCCAGCAACATGAGCTGTCCGCTCAATGGGGCTGCCTACTCTGGAGGAGTTGTGTGCTGGTACCCCAGAGGCCGCAGCAGCCAGTTTTGGAAGCTCTTCATATAGGCCACCTAGGAATGGTGTGGATGAAGGCGCTCACCCGCATTTATGTCTGG contains:
- the LOC116523930 gene encoding cytochrome P450 2C14-like is translated as MTPVGGGAWCNMLDQELAEKYGPIFTVWHGSKPMVVLCGYAMVKNALVDHSEEFGGRSETPAHKEMFQNKGLTTSDEKKWKELRRFTLSTLRDFGMGKKRMSERVQEEALCLVEEMATTKGQPFDPRRVIASAVSNVICAVVFGNRFDYKDKTFIENQNIVETHK